The following are from one region of the Alicyclobacillus fastidiosus genome:
- a CDS encoding ribose-phosphate diphosphokinase, giving the protein MAIDGDLKLVTGNSNPALAQEIADYIGVSLAECQVNRFKDGEVQISIGESVRGSNVFIIQPTSAPVNEHLMELLIMVDALKRASARAINVVIPYYGYARQDRKARARDPITAKLVANLLEKAGANRVICMDLHAGQIQGFFDIPLDHLVGMPILADYFLDKQLEDPVVVSPDMGGVTRARQFAERLGASLAIIDKRRPAVNVAQVMNIIGDIQGKTAILIDDMIDTAGTITAGAKELLNRGAKGVYACCIHPVLSGDGVERIQNSEIQEVVVTNTIALPEHKRIDKIRVLSVAELIAEAIIRVHTQRSISQLFD; this is encoded by the coding sequence GTGGCCATTGATGGCGATTTAAAACTGGTGACGGGGAATTCAAACCCTGCACTGGCTCAGGAAATTGCAGACTACATCGGCGTATCGTTGGCGGAGTGTCAGGTCAACCGATTCAAGGACGGCGAAGTGCAAATCAGTATCGGCGAGAGCGTGCGGGGCAGCAACGTCTTCATCATTCAGCCGACCAGTGCGCCGGTCAATGAGCACCTGATGGAGTTGCTGATCATGGTGGATGCCCTCAAGCGCGCATCTGCCCGGGCCATCAATGTCGTCATTCCGTATTATGGCTACGCGAGGCAGGATCGGAAGGCGCGTGCGCGCGACCCTATCACAGCTAAGCTCGTCGCCAACTTGCTGGAAAAGGCCGGTGCAAATCGGGTCATTTGTATGGACTTGCACGCGGGGCAGATTCAGGGCTTCTTCGATATCCCACTCGATCACCTCGTCGGCATGCCGATTTTAGCCGACTACTTTTTGGACAAACAGCTAGAGGATCCGGTGGTCGTATCCCCAGACATGGGCGGCGTCACGCGCGCGCGTCAGTTCGCTGAGCGCCTGGGCGCATCGCTGGCGATCATCGATAAGCGCCGGCCGGCTGTCAATGTGGCGCAAGTGATGAACATCATCGGTGATATTCAAGGGAAGACGGCTATTCTCATCGACGACATGATCGACACGGCCGGTACCATTACGGCTGGTGCGAAGGAGTTATTGAATCGCGGCGCAAAGGGCGTATACGCGTGCTGCATTCACCCGGTTCTCTCCGGGGACGGCGTGGAGCGCATCCAAAACTCCGAAATTCAGGAAGTCGTCGTCACCAATACAATTGCTTTGCCGGAACACAAACGGATCGACAAAATTCGCGTGCTTTCTGTGGCAGAATTGATCGCAGAGGCAATCATTCGCGTGCACACGCAGCGTTCCATCAGTCAGTTATTTGATTGA
- the purR gene encoding pur operon repressor: protein MQRSERLIRLTQLLVERPLQALSLAHLSEAWGIAKSSLSEDVAAIRKTLAEAQRGIVETSVGAQGGVRFHSGVPMSEASQFLDELAHKLSKPDRVLPGDFVYLSDVLGDPHVLDTVGRLVSMQYANKGINVVVTVETKGITLAAATARHLNVPIAIVRRDQRVTEGPTISTHYVSGSTRRIQTMSLGKRTIPPDARALIVDDFMRAGATARAVEHLLKEFSATVVGTAVFMATSQPTHKMVNDYFALLRVHEVSEQGVHVEPATLIDIQNGSSALGDARA, encoded by the coding sequence GTGCAGCGTTCGGAGCGACTGATTCGACTAACCCAGCTTCTTGTGGAGCGTCCGCTTCAGGCGTTGTCGCTTGCCCACCTCTCTGAGGCCTGGGGCATCGCCAAATCCTCGCTCAGCGAGGATGTCGCCGCCATCCGCAAGACGCTGGCAGAGGCACAGCGCGGCATCGTCGAGACGAGCGTCGGTGCACAAGGCGGCGTTCGCTTTCACTCCGGCGTGCCGATGTCCGAAGCGAGCCAGTTTCTCGACGAATTGGCGCACAAATTGTCCAAGCCGGACCGCGTACTGCCGGGAGACTTCGTCTACTTGTCGGACGTGCTCGGAGACCCGCACGTACTCGACACGGTCGGGCGCCTCGTCAGCATGCAGTATGCCAACAAAGGGATCAATGTCGTCGTGACGGTGGAAACCAAGGGCATCACATTGGCGGCGGCCACCGCGCGCCACCTCAACGTGCCGATCGCCATCGTCCGGCGAGATCAACGGGTGACGGAAGGGCCGACCATCAGCACGCATTACGTGTCGGGATCGACCAGGAGAATTCAGACGATGTCACTTGGGAAACGAACGATTCCGCCCGATGCTCGCGCACTTATCGTTGACGATTTTATGCGCGCTGGCGCCACGGCACGCGCCGTTGAACACCTATTGAAAGAGTTCTCCGCTACAGTCGTCGGAACCGCTGTCTTCATGGCGACGTCGCAACCGACCCACAAAATGGTCAACGACTACTTTGCGTTGTTGCGTGTCCATGAGGTCAGTGAACAGGGGGTTCACGTAGAGCCCGCTACACTGATTGACATTCAAAACGGCTCGTCCGCACTTGGCGACGCAAGGGCATGA
- a CDS encoding DUF2757 family protein translates to MRFEYVCRYCKHPVGTVEEAQWSYADGVERLGLHHLSHDHQRDVIESTADAVKVHTVCEHCEQAVNMNPELLVEGHVIQ, encoded by the coding sequence ATGCGGTTTGAATACGTGTGCCGGTATTGTAAGCATCCAGTCGGAACGGTCGAAGAGGCACAGTGGTCTTATGCGGATGGCGTCGAGCGTCTCGGACTTCATCACCTCAGCCACGACCATCAGCGGGATGTCATCGAATCGACCGCAGACGCGGTAAAAGTCCATACGGTCTGTGAGCACTGCGAACAGGCTGTCAATATGAATCCAGAGTTACTTGTCGAGGGTCACGTCATACAGTAG
- the cphA gene encoding cyanophycin synthetase gives MNIVSVRHIEGPNVYLYKPILVARVHLESYTEKESFDFPGFTEKLLELLPGLREHHCAKGEPGGFVDRLHGGTYFGHIVEHVTIELATLAELDVHYGKTVYADGPGIYDIVLECKSFEAQAFLLDRAMELVRQLTEGKSEGLTQYIAEAVAQARQIVLCRQLGPSTQAIADACARRQIPFRRIGDGSLLELGQGVHKKRISATITDETSCVAVDISCNKELTKEILREGGIPVPHGGVARTEADALRLFHELGAPVVMKPFDGRQGQGVSLNITDESQASRAFQIAKSYSDEVLVESYVVGDNFRLLVVSGTCVAVARRDPAHVVGDGVHTVAQLIEEANEDPRRGDGHERPLTKIHVDDVLQETLTKAGRSLDTIPQAGERVDLRESANLSTGGEAHDMTRHIHPSYKRLAERSAKLVGLDVCGVDMVVQEIHDAATDDNCAVIEVNAAPGIRMHQHPSHGMPIDVADYIVESLFPRGQNGRIPIIAVTGTNGKTTTTRLIAHGLQREGKTVGCTTTGGVYINDELIQRGDTTGPRSARLVLSDPEVEAAVLETARGGIMRGGLAYDKADVAVLTNISLDHIGQDAIDTIEDLVHVKSLVAECVHPEGTVVLNADDEHLVALMERLQSGIVLISSRADNPVVLRHLAMGGTAFYIDNGDLIEANGAMKRHVIAVADIPITMRGTIGFHIENALLATAALRASGLSRRSVALSLRQFQPEANRGRCMIYRMPGGFHVILDYAHNAAGFQGVGEWVRRLPHRRLFGIVGVPGDRADSVIVQSTEALAPVFDAFIVKEDADKRGRANGEIAQMMSQTLRRLVPHKPTRIVLAETEALVYALDTLQAGDIACMFYEASEPLERLLLERGGERVTGIAAYTDKTYAML, from the coding sequence ATGAACATCGTATCGGTCCGCCATATCGAAGGCCCGAACGTATACCTGTATAAACCGATCTTGGTTGCACGTGTTCATTTGGAATCCTACACGGAAAAGGAAAGTTTCGACTTTCCCGGTTTCACTGAAAAACTGTTGGAATTGCTACCTGGATTAAGAGAACACCACTGCGCCAAAGGGGAGCCAGGAGGGTTTGTGGATCGGCTCCACGGAGGCACCTATTTTGGTCACATCGTCGAACACGTGACGATTGAGTTGGCTACGCTCGCCGAACTGGACGTCCACTATGGAAAGACAGTGTACGCGGACGGGCCCGGTATCTACGACATCGTCCTCGAGTGCAAATCGTTTGAGGCGCAAGCGTTTTTGCTGGACCGCGCGATGGAACTCGTGCGGCAATTGACGGAAGGCAAGTCCGAAGGGCTTACTCAATATATCGCGGAGGCGGTGGCGCAGGCGAGACAGATCGTCCTATGCCGACAATTGGGACCTAGTACGCAAGCGATCGCTGACGCCTGTGCACGGCGCCAAATTCCGTTTCGGCGCATTGGCGATGGCAGCCTCCTCGAGCTTGGTCAAGGTGTGCACAAAAAGCGCATCTCCGCGACCATCACCGACGAGACGTCCTGCGTCGCCGTAGACATCTCATGCAATAAGGAATTGACCAAGGAAATTTTGCGCGAAGGCGGGATTCCCGTCCCGCACGGCGGCGTCGCTCGCACAGAAGCCGATGCGCTGCGATTGTTTCACGAGCTTGGCGCCCCAGTCGTGATGAAACCATTCGACGGCCGACAGGGGCAGGGGGTCAGTCTGAACATTACCGACGAATCGCAGGCCTCGCGGGCATTTCAAATTGCAAAGTCGTATTCCGATGAGGTACTGGTCGAGTCGTACGTAGTGGGGGACAACTTTCGTCTGCTCGTCGTGTCTGGAACTTGTGTGGCGGTCGCGCGGCGCGACCCAGCGCATGTCGTAGGCGACGGCGTGCATACCGTCGCTCAGTTGATCGAAGAGGCGAATGAAGACCCACGGCGTGGTGACGGGCACGAGCGGCCACTGACGAAGATCCATGTAGACGACGTCCTGCAAGAAACTCTGACCAAGGCGGGACGCTCACTGGATACGATCCCACAGGCGGGGGAACGAGTCGACTTGCGCGAGAGTGCAAATCTGTCGACGGGTGGCGAGGCACACGATATGACGCGACACATTCACCCCAGTTACAAGCGGCTCGCGGAGCGCAGCGCAAAACTCGTCGGGCTGGACGTGTGTGGTGTAGATATGGTGGTACAGGAAATCCACGATGCCGCTACGGACGATAACTGTGCCGTGATCGAAGTCAACGCCGCGCCCGGTATCCGGATGCATCAGCATCCATCGCACGGCATGCCGATCGACGTCGCCGACTATATTGTGGAATCCTTGTTTCCACGCGGACAGAACGGCCGGATTCCGATCATTGCAGTCACCGGGACCAACGGCAAGACGACGACGACGCGTCTGATTGCACATGGTCTCCAGCGCGAGGGGAAGACCGTCGGCTGTACGACGACGGGTGGCGTCTACATCAACGACGAACTGATTCAGCGGGGGGATACGACTGGACCTCGCAGTGCGCGGCTGGTCTTGTCGGACCCTGAAGTGGAAGCCGCCGTGCTTGAGACGGCGCGTGGAGGTATCATGCGCGGGGGCCTCGCCTACGACAAGGCGGACGTCGCGGTACTCACCAATATTTCACTCGATCACATCGGACAGGACGCGATAGACACGATTGAGGACCTCGTTCACGTCAAGTCGCTTGTCGCCGAGTGCGTGCATCCCGAAGGCACGGTCGTCCTCAACGCCGATGACGAGCATCTAGTTGCGCTGATGGAGCGCTTGCAATCCGGGATTGTGCTGATTTCATCGCGAGCCGATAACCCTGTCGTGCTCCGCCACTTGGCGATGGGTGGGACGGCGTTTTACATCGACAACGGGGACCTCATCGAGGCGAACGGAGCCATGAAACGCCACGTCATCGCCGTCGCAGACATTCCCATCACGATGCGGGGGACCATCGGCTTTCATATCGAAAATGCACTGCTCGCGACAGCTGCGCTCCGCGCGTCGGGGCTGTCGAGGAGGTCTGTCGCACTCTCGTTGCGACAGTTTCAACCGGAGGCGAATCGCGGGCGTTGTATGATCTACCGCATGCCGGGTGGCTTTCACGTCATTCTTGACTACGCGCACAACGCTGCGGGGTTTCAAGGGGTTGGCGAGTGGGTGAGGCGTTTGCCGCATCGACGGCTGTTCGGGATCGTCGGCGTGCCCGGCGATCGGGCTGATTCGGTGATCGTTCAGTCGACGGAGGCGCTCGCACCGGTCTTCGACGCGTTTATCGTCAAAGAGGACGCAGACAAACGGGGACGCGCCAACGGGGAAATCGCACAGATGATGTCTCAGACCCTGCGTCGACTCGTGCCGCATAAGCCGACGCGCATAGTACTCGCGGAGACAGAGGCCCTGGTTTACGCGTTGGATACGCTGCAGGCGGGCGACATTGCGTGCATGTTCTACGAGGCGTCTGAACCGTTGGAGCGGTTGTTGCTGGAACGCGGTGGTGAACGAGTGACGGGAATCGCGGCGTACACAGATAAAACGTACGCCATGCTGTAG
- the pth gene encoding aminoacyl-tRNA hydrolase, translating into MKVIVGLGNPGPKYEQTRHNVGFWVVDKLAVKLGVSVTKAKFQSLVGESRVGHETVLLVKPQTFMNLSGMAVQEVVNYYRLQAEEDVIIVYDDMDFAPGQLKLRARGSAGGHNGIKSIVAQLGTESFCRMRLGIGRPAPGMDVIGHVLGTFSKDDRVHVDKAAEAAAEAALYIVEHGFERAMNEFNQVSF; encoded by the coding sequence GTGAAAGTCATCGTAGGCCTCGGGAATCCTGGCCCGAAGTACGAACAGACGCGGCACAATGTTGGCTTTTGGGTCGTCGATAAGCTTGCGGTCAAGCTTGGCGTATCGGTGACTAAAGCAAAGTTTCAATCGCTTGTCGGCGAGAGCCGAGTTGGGCATGAAACGGTGCTCCTGGTTAAGCCGCAGACATTTATGAATTTGAGCGGTATGGCCGTACAAGAAGTCGTCAACTATTACCGGCTGCAGGCCGAGGAAGACGTCATCATCGTCTATGACGACATGGATTTCGCGCCAGGCCAGCTCAAATTGCGAGCCCGCGGCAGTGCCGGGGGCCACAACGGCATCAAATCCATCGTGGCGCAACTCGGCACCGAGTCTTTTTGCCGCATGCGTCTCGGCATTGGTCGGCCCGCTCCCGGAATGGATGTCATCGGGCACGTGCTCGGCACCTTTTCGAAAGACGACAGAGTCCACGTCGACAAAGCCGCAGAAGCGGCGGCAGAAGCGGCGCTGTACATCGTCGAACACGGGTTTGAGCGCGCGATGAACGAATTTAATCAGGTGTCATTCTAA
- a CDS encoding Rid family detoxifying hydrolase: MFMKIIHSNAAPAAIGPYSQAVEVGPFLYTSGQIPLTAAGDIVEGDISAQVKQVFANLDAVLTEAKASRDQVVKATIFMTNLADFGVVNSACETFFGDHKPARSTVQVAALPRGVQVEIELIVYKG, encoded by the coding sequence ATGTTCATGAAGATCATCCATTCGAACGCAGCCCCGGCGGCCATCGGCCCGTACTCACAAGCCGTGGAAGTGGGGCCATTCCTGTATACCTCGGGACAGATTCCACTGACGGCCGCTGGCGACATCGTCGAGGGCGATATCAGCGCACAGGTGAAGCAGGTGTTCGCTAACCTCGATGCGGTCCTCACTGAGGCGAAGGCGTCCCGCGACCAAGTGGTGAAAGCCACCATCTTCATGACCAACTTGGCGGATTTCGGTGTGGTCAACAGCGCTTGCGAGACGTTTTTTGGCGACCACAAACCGGCGCGATCGACCGTGCAAGTAGCCGCTCTGCCTCGCGGCGTACAGGTGGAAATCGAGCTTATCGTCTACAAGGGCTGA
- the glmU gene encoding bifunctional UDP-N-acetylglucosamine diphosphorylase/glucosamine-1-phosphate N-acetyltransferase GlmU, whose amino-acid sequence MIRSAIVLAAGHGSRMKSKRHKVLHEVCGKPMISHILDTLEEIGLSQVIVVVGQQREKVMEAVSGRADIAVQEEQLGTGDAVRAALSQVRPDAESVVVLYGDAPLIRAGTLNKLFAQREEAGAAVGILTADVDDPTGLGRVFVDEAGFVSRIVEEKDATPEERLHTVVNTGMYVYDAGALRESVQQLRPDNAQHEYYLTDTIAILRHGGQPAIPVVVDDVDEIASVNDRLQLARVEQLCRRRIVEHWLREGVTMVDPDSTYIDANVRLSSDVTLLPGTILMGDTSIGAFSVVGPNARLTNVTVGERATVQYSVAVDSRIGDDSQVGPFAYLRPGSDVGKRVKVGDFVEVKNSRIGDDTKVSHLTYVGDADIGADVNVGCGVITVNYDGERKHRTVVGDHSFVGSNVNLIAPVNVGEGSYIVAGTTVTEDVGDDAFVIGRVPQVTKPNYVRAWKAKKKQANTSEGGDSRGH is encoded by the coding sequence ATGATTAGAAGCGCCATCGTGCTGGCGGCCGGGCACGGTAGCCGGATGAAGTCCAAGCGGCACAAGGTCTTGCACGAAGTGTGCGGCAAGCCGATGATCTCGCACATTCTCGACACCCTCGAAGAAATTGGGCTGTCGCAGGTGATTGTCGTTGTTGGTCAACAGCGAGAAAAGGTGATGGAAGCGGTTTCTGGACGCGCAGATATCGCCGTTCAGGAGGAACAGTTAGGCACGGGTGATGCGGTCCGGGCCGCTTTGTCACAGGTTCGACCTGATGCCGAATCGGTCGTCGTCCTATACGGAGACGCGCCGCTCATTCGCGCTGGCACATTGAACAAGCTGTTTGCACAGCGGGAGGAAGCGGGGGCGGCCGTCGGTATCTTAACGGCGGACGTAGATGATCCGACAGGGCTCGGCCGCGTCTTTGTCGACGAGGCTGGCTTCGTTTCGAGAATCGTCGAGGAAAAGGACGCGACGCCAGAAGAGCGTCTGCACACCGTCGTCAACACGGGGATGTACGTGTACGACGCGGGGGCCTTGCGCGAGTCCGTGCAACAACTGCGTCCTGACAACGCGCAACACGAATACTATCTGACAGATACCATCGCGATTTTGCGCCACGGAGGGCAACCGGCGATTCCAGTCGTGGTAGACGACGTGGATGAAATCGCGAGCGTCAATGATCGGCTCCAACTCGCGCGCGTTGAGCAGTTGTGCCGCCGGCGAATTGTCGAGCATTGGCTGCGCGAGGGCGTCACGATGGTGGACCCCGACAGCACGTATATCGATGCCAACGTCCGACTGTCGTCAGACGTCACATTGTTGCCGGGGACTATCCTGATGGGCGACACCTCAATTGGAGCGTTCTCGGTCGTGGGGCCCAATGCTCGATTGACCAACGTCACGGTCGGGGAGCGAGCGACTGTCCAATATTCGGTGGCTGTGGACAGCCGAATCGGCGACGACAGCCAGGTTGGCCCGTTCGCCTACTTGCGGCCAGGTTCGGATGTCGGCAAGCGCGTGAAGGTCGGCGACTTTGTCGAGGTCAAAAATAGCCGAATTGGAGACGATACGAAGGTCAGCCATCTCACGTACGTCGGAGATGCGGACATCGGCGCTGATGTGAACGTCGGCTGTGGCGTGATCACCGTCAACTACGATGGCGAGCGCAAGCATCGGACGGTTGTCGGCGACCACAGTTTTGTCGGATCGAACGTCAATCTCATCGCGCCAGTCAACGTCGGCGAAGGGTCGTATATCGTCGCTGGCACGACTGTGACAGAAGACGTGGGCGACGACGCGTTCGTCATCGGTCGCGTACCGCAAGTGACCAAACCAAACTACGTTCGAGCGTGGAAGGCGAAGAAGAAACAAGCGAACACATCGGAAGGCGGGGACAGTCGTGGCCATTGA
- the spoVG gene encoding septation regulator SpoVG, which translates to MQITDVRLRRVTTDGRMKAIASITIDSEFVVHDIRIIDGNNGMFVAMPSKKTPDGEFRDIAHPISSTTRQKIQEAVLQAYYRVGDYTGADDASIVEEPTA; encoded by the coding sequence GTGCAAATTACGGATGTACGGCTGCGCAGAGTAACCACGGATGGTCGTATGAAGGCGATTGCCTCGATTACGATTGATAGCGAGTTCGTCGTACACGATATTCGCATTATCGATGGGAACAATGGTATGTTTGTCGCGATGCCAAGCAAAAAAACACCCGATGGTGAATTTCGAGACATTGCTCACCCAATTTCTTCGACGACGAGACAGAAAATACAAGAAGCGGTTCTCCAAGCTTATTATCGCGTCGGAGATTACACGGGAGCAGATGACGCATCAATTGTTGAAGAGCCGACGGCTTAA
- the ispE gene encoding 4-(cytidine 5'-diphospho)-2-C-methyl-D-erythritol kinase gives MLLERAYAKVNLTLDVLHRRPDGYHEVDMVMQSIDLSDLVWLERHPEDRIVLESNATYVPTDDRNLAVQAAKLFLRRTEISAGVHINLEKNIPVAAGLAGGSSDAAATLRGMNRLFGTGLSFDELAEMGAEIGSDVPFCVYGGTAIARGRGEQLTRVEHRCHMYVLLIHPRVFVSTADIYKGLRPGDFTVRPTSEQMVTALVNDDVDVISRLVSNKLQPVTFGIYPEVMQLSEKVEAVTRHPVHMSGSGPTLFLLAPTIQQANRMYNALRGIMRDVYFSQFVGNVSSLTSLQPKSE, from the coding sequence TTGCTGTTAGAACGGGCGTACGCAAAAGTAAACCTGACGCTGGATGTGTTGCATCGGCGTCCTGACGGTTATCATGAAGTAGATATGGTGATGCAAAGCATAGATCTGTCGGATTTGGTCTGGCTTGAGCGCCACCCCGAAGACAGAATTGTCCTGGAGAGCAACGCCACATATGTACCAACGGACGACCGCAATCTCGCCGTCCAAGCGGCCAAACTGTTCTTGCGGAGAACGGAGATTTCCGCGGGTGTGCATATCAACCTGGAAAAGAATATCCCAGTGGCGGCTGGATTGGCTGGCGGATCGAGCGACGCTGCCGCGACCTTGCGCGGGATGAATCGCCTGTTTGGAACTGGTCTCTCGTTCGACGAACTCGCCGAAATGGGTGCCGAGATCGGGTCAGACGTGCCATTTTGCGTCTATGGAGGCACTGCCATCGCGCGCGGGCGCGGCGAGCAGCTCACCCGCGTGGAGCATCGATGCCACATGTACGTGCTGCTCATCCATCCCCGCGTGTTCGTGTCGACGGCGGACATCTACAAAGGGCTTCGTCCAGGCGACTTCACTGTGCGGCCAACCAGCGAACAGATGGTGACGGCGCTGGTCAACGACGACGTGGACGTCATTTCAAGGCTCGTGAGCAACAAGCTGCAGCCGGTGACCTTTGGCATCTATCCAGAGGTTATGCAGCTCTCGGAAAAGGTGGAGGCGGTTACGCGCCATCCCGTACACATGTCGGGAAGCGGGCCGACACTGTTCCTGTTGGCCCCGACGATTCAGCAGGCCAATCGGATGTACAACGCTTTGCGGGGCATCATGCGGGATGTGTATTTCTCGCAATTCGTCGGGAACGTATCATCCCTGACGAGTTTGCAGCCAAAATCGGAATGA